A portion of the Macaca mulatta isolate MMU2019108-1 chromosome 4, T2T-MMU8v2.0, whole genome shotgun sequence genome contains these proteins:
- the LOC106998193 gene encoding putative transcriptional regulator encoded by LINC00473, which yields MATIAPKVGENYLYFWISSVIKAAELCISLVHFPQLITFHFIQDLLKMGLSAEVGRLRQAPWREFIGRHRTELSKERRSTPRKECSVGSRQPRKCGREHRDCTPTCTNAASVNRSGARRTPGCAGRWITMKNRARAWRELSERACCFQAVPPSNMKQSWLIFLDTTLSLAWLLASSYPRLYAPLISFHCMCFNTVLLFPSLFGPTLSVKIQFNTNLSLGAIAWKCTKGTTTDC from the coding sequence ATGGCTACTATAGCACCAAAAGTTGGAGAAAATTAcctttatttctggatttcatCAGTGATAAAGGCTGCTGAATTGTGCATATCATTGGTTCATTTCCCACAACTAATCACATTTCACTTTATTCAAGACCTTTTAAAAATGGGACTGTCAGCTGAGGTTGGAAGGCTCAGGCAGGCGCCCTGGAGAGAATTCATAGGGAGGCACAGGACGGAACTCTCCAAGGAAAGAAGAAGCACCCCCAGAAAGGAGTGCTCTGTGGGCTCCAGGCAGCCGAGGAAATGCGGACGTGAGCACCGTGATTGCACTCCCACGTGCACCAACGCTGCCAGTGTGAACAGAAGCGGAGCCCGCAGAACGCCAGGCTGTGCCGGGAGATGGATCACCATGAAAAACAGAGCCAGAGCATGGCGGGAACTTTCCGAGAGGGCATGTTGTTTCCAGGCGGTTCCACCTTCTAATATGAAACAGTCTTGGTTGATTTTCCTTGATACTACTTTATCCTTGGCCTGGTTGTTGGCAAGTAGCTACCCACGTCTGTACGCGCCCTTGATTAGTTTCCACTGCATGTGTTTTAACACAGTGCTCCTTTTTCCAAGTTTATTTGGGCCAACCCTGTCTGTAAAGATCCAGTTTAATACGAATTTGAGTCTAGGTGCTATAGCCTGGAAATGTACTAAAGGCACTACAACAGATTGCTGA